From Mugil cephalus isolate CIBA_MC_2020 chromosome 4, CIBA_Mcephalus_1.1, whole genome shotgun sequence:
GTATGCCAGCCATGATGTTGGTAGAGGTCACCGCCCATTTCCACGAtcaattcacttttgatacatctgaacgtTGACGTTGATGTGGGCGCACCTTTAACTGTTTACtagacaaaacaagaacaacaacaagatacAGACACGGCCCCCCCACCCAATACTAATGACACTCCCCCAacaggattcagcctgacagacacaaaaactgtttagaaacaaataataaaaaaaacacatcaaaaacagcacaagcttttattttcatggttgatTTCAGACAAAAGTCCAAATGTTAAAACGAGAGCTTGATATAATAGAGAAGTAGTTTGATTACTTTAAAGAAAGCATCATTAGGTGCATTAGGTATATCAGGTatcgtctctgtcaacatgggaattagcacactttgactacatttagcacaattagcttatggttagcacagttagcttacagttagcctgtgtgtgagagattaatgcgTGCTTTTGCCTGCGTATGTCATGACACCTCTgaacaaagaaagaggaagaggtggcaATATAACCCCAGGAAACGTTGCATGAACAGGAgctataaaacaaaaacttagaAGAGGAACTAACACATTCTTACAATGGCTTCAACCATGTTTTCCACGATGAGACTTTCTATACTTATCCTCTCACTGATGACAGGTAAGTTATATCTATTACCTCATTACCGATGTTATTgaatgatagatagatagatgtcaTAGATTACTGCCAATTAAAAAGTTACTTATTATAGTACATGTGGCGGTGTAGTTTCAGCTACTGTTGGAGCAGACTGTTCACAGCTTtctgtcaaataaatcaaatcatttaatACTAATTTAAACATAAGCATTTAATGCTTCTCACCCCGAGAGACTGTAAAGTCTGATGAATAATATGGTAGTATTTGCAATTACTGTATATAGTTCATTTAATGGTGCAGATagactttgtttttatcattaaaagaaCAAATTACTGCATATTCCTCTTTGACTGTTTTAGAGCCATGAACATCTGTCTTTGTCTTATCTACAGCTTATGACTGCAATCCTGGAGCAAAGGAATGCAATGAAGAATGGGTTGAATTTAaatatgatgaaatgaaaagctgtccAAATGAAACGGCTAAAAGAACTCTCACTGTGACCATCGAACATGGGGACAAGGTTCCAACGTGTTACTCACAATCGACTTCATCATCAGGTACAAAGAAACTATGTATTGAAGTTGGTGAGAGGCACTCAGTTTTTATTCAATGTGTACATGTTAAGATTTTGAAAATAACTACAAATCAAGACATttgtgagaaaaataaagaattaaagacATATATTCTAAAGCAGACAATTTAGTGAGTGAAGATGTGCTACAGACATTGTTGTGCGAGTGCGATgatgttcatttttatcatgtgttAGCTGTTTTACAGTATTAGATTTAACagtttttctgttctatttGCAGGGAACAGTGAGTGCCTAAAACCATTTGTTCAGACTGCTTACGAAACAGATAAAACCACCATCATATGTGACCCGGGAGAACAATACACGCCCAAgcccttgttgtttttctgcaaagaaGACGGTTTAACCTGTGAAGATATTTTATCAAGAAACCCAGACAGGATATTCTCTCACATAGACAACAAGACTGGCTTCAACATATCCATCTGTAATGTGTCCTCAAAGGATAAGGGTGTCTACTGGTGTGGAGTAATATCAAAAGACaaagataataaaatgaaagtcaAAAAGATCCAGCTAGGTGTTAGTGGTGAGTAATCCACATCTACAGCCTCTTAGGTTTCCTCACATATTAAAGCACGACTAACAAATGTTGGCATATACTTATTTTCTACAGATATTACAAAGTTTGAAAGATCACCGAAGGCTGGACAGAACTTCACATACTGGTGTAGCTACAGCAAAGTTAATGGTGTCTCATCCTCAACAAAGTTCATCTGCAAGGGGGAAGATACATCAACATGTCAACGTCTAGTAAACACCACAAAGGCTGATGTCAACAACAGGATTTCTATGAATGATGAcatagcaaataaaaatatcaccATAACAATGAGAGAAGTAACAACAGGTGACAGTGGGACATACTGGTGTGGAGCAGAAACAACTGACAGTCGATGCAGCAGCACATTCATCAACAAAGCGACGGTGACTGTGGGTGAGTTATGCTATTTTACTGTGGATGCTACCTGAACCTGGTTCAGACAGTATCTGTCTGTCACAGAATACACTCGATTATTCTAGATAACACGGCTTTTATGTAACAAGACTCTTCCACAATGACTATTGACAGTAGAAGCAGTGAACTCCTTCAGACTGAATGTGAAGATGGAAATCTAAaccagaaaaacaggaagtggtttcTGAACATGTGGTAACACTGGACAACAGTttcattaatttcatttctTAGTTTACACGCATTACCATGCAAGCATTTCACTCCGTTTCAAGCCTTTAAAAAACAGGCTAAGAGTTAGGAATAAGTCAGATAAATTATGGTTATTAGTTCCAGACGGcttttaatttcataattaataataattattatattaattaattaataattaattggaTAACTATTGTTATTGTATTGGATGACATTTGTGCAATAGGGAAATTCACTTATGAACTCAACTCCTCAAAAAAAGAGGGAGTTATATGGAACGTTTTTCTAGTTAATTGTGTGTATGCTATCAAATGCTACATCaatatactttttttgtttgtttgttttcagtatcgCCAACACCATCCTCATATCCTGTTCCTTCAACCAAGGAAACTACTCTCTTTATTGAGAGTCATGGTAAGAGCAAAGATATGGGCAtggtttaaaagttttttttcttccttttttaactTAAATTCATAAACACAGACCTTCCAGATTATATGTTTATTGTTGCGTTCCTAgaatgtgttttgctttgttttttatcagaaacaccatttacatttccttttgtttcagtCCAGACAACTAATGCACCTGCACAGAGTCGTGGTAAGGAAGCACATCTATGAACTATAGCaagggaaagacaaaaaaagtttcaatggattttcttttttagtctATTGTGTGTAAAATTCCTCAAGTTCCTCAACACAGGCAGCTCCTCATGAAAATGTTGTGCTGACTGTTTCTTAAATGATGCTGCATGTTTCATTTGTGATTTACCATGCAGGTGTTCCTAATCTAGTCATTGGTGTGATCGTCTGTggagctgtgctgctgcttgtgaTAGTTTGGATCCTCGTCTATAAACGTAAGAACTTCCATTAGTCATTTGTcaacatgaaacacatttgCACACTTCTTCATTTACATACAACTCTTCTTGCCTTTTGTGTGCAgatgatgattaaaaaaagcCTCAACAGATGGTGTTTGACGTAGCCATAAAACtaagtaagaaaaaaaggaatttgattcatttcatgtcttttcttttcactctgcCAGGATtttcatgttcaagaaacccaaGCAATGCAGCTGCAGAACAGCATTACAAAGAGGTTAGTGTGTGAATGTCTCTGTGTACAGTTGGTGTATAATGTAATGAGATATACTAAGATACTTAAGAGTAGAATTTATTGGACTGGAAAAGTTTGGACGAACCACCTGACGAAAATCTTAATTGTCGTTCTTCCCTGGAAGGATTTTGTCTATGAGGAGATAGAGGAACGCTTCCAGAAACCAGACTCACAAAATACAATGAACGCAGTTTATGTGACTGTCGGCCATCCTACAAACGACCCTGCCTTGCTGCATTACTCTACCCTCCACTTTCAAAACAGCGCTGACAAGACAGGCGGGGAGGCACTGATCCACAAACCCAGCTCATCTGCCTGCCAATATTCTACTCTAAAGTACAACAACACGCCAACAGCCTCGACAATCTATCAGCCATTAACACTAGACCAGGATCCTCTCTACTCGACCATCAAGAAGCCACGGTAGCAATgaacattttctaaaatgtacGCTCAATAATTCATTACATTTAGGTGTGGTCCAGACTTCAGGGATTTAAccaagctgtttgttttgagaAAAGGCCTAAGTGATGTTTAAGACATGTTGTGCTCTGGCACAGCTAGGGTGTAAATATATTACTAAGAATATGAAGAATATGATGCTTCTCATGGAAGCACCATTTATGGGATTGTACACTGCCTTCTACAACATGATCAGGGAGGAGGGGAACAAAGGTGTGTCCTTTGTTCATCATCGAAGTCACAAATTCAAGTTGTAGGTTAAATGACTATAGACTAtagatgacaacaacaaagctCAAGTATTTCATTGATTTCAATCACTACATACACTGGCATGGATGAAGTCTTCTATGCTTAGTCAAGGTATGTACCAGGTAAACTAATTAGGCCCAGTTACATTACCCAGTCACGTCCAAAAAGAGAAGAGTGTGGTTAGCGTCCTGATTTGCCAGTCATGCTGTTGCTGGGTTGCAAAGTCCAATTGATGTTGTCCTTGTTGAAAGAACTACAGCTGTCCTGGTTGTGTAGTTCCAGTTTTGTTGAGGAGAGTCCTTGGTTCTCATGAAGAGTCGAAtagttgttctgttttgtggCTCCGTCACTTGTTAACTCAACTAGCACACTTTTGGCGCATTTCCACTAGTACGGCACGGCACGGCACAGTTCGGGTATGTTTCCATTACAACTGAGTACCACAAAGTACCTCTTCAACGTGGGTGGGGTCGTCATAACACGGCTGCGCGAAACTGCCGTGACATCATTTagaccagaacaacaacagacgATAGAACACGAACTGCAAAAACTCGACGTTTGAGGGTAAGCAAATGGTTGCTAACGCTAGCATTGTAGCCTTTACATTGTACAATAATGGCTGCAGgcttggttttaaaaagtggtgggGTCGagtcttgtatttatttacagtctggttGGTCGTCGCGCGCTTATGACGCTTCCAGTGACGACACTTGTTGGCCAATCAGTGGAAGGCAGTCGGCTGACGTGATATTTTAGTATCGCTTTGGCTCACTTGGAAACACGGCTGAGGCGATACCAAAATAGTACCTGGTACCAAGTACTACGTGCTAGTAGTGCCGCGCTGTACCGTACCTAACCGTGCCGGTGGAAATGcgccattttttttgtgtttgttggttcCGTCCTTAAATTCTTTGGTAGGCACTTGCATCGCTACCAAGGTCCAGTCCAGGCCTCTGCTTTGTGCAGGCCTGATGGAAGTTGGAGAGCTGTAGCAGTTTTATTGGCTTGATGACCTCAGAGGTCTTGGCCATACAGTGACCAATGGGGGTCACACACAGGTTTCACACCTAggtgtgaaaaggtgaaggTTGCTGGGAGGTTGAGTCCAAAGGCCTTCTTTGTCTGGGGAACAAAAAGAGAACCATACGACCTTGTCCTCCATTTTGAATAGAGTGAGTCCcaacagacacaaaagaaaGCAATCAATACTTTGGTTAATATCATCAGCTGATCTAACTAAAGAGTAAATACTGAGAACCCAATTAAGCttatttaactgtgtttgttaTTGTGCTAATGTCAACATTCCagctttcactttcattcaAGATGTCCAATATACCGCCTCCTGCATAACCAATGTTAGCATGATAGCATGCTCACAAAAGGATTCAGCTCAAAGCAGGTCAGTCCCAAGTACAGATGTCTTATCTATATGTCTGATTTTTTAGTGAGTGTGAAAGCAGTGCTAGAGTCTGTCTTGTCTCAGGTGTGCAGAtgtgattttgatttgattaaatgtttgctCGTTTTCAAAGTTAACTTTCTCACACAAGCGTCAATATATATTCTTGAAACAAAGAGCAGTGGTTTAACATGATTAAATATTACACTTTTGTAGTATGTTTACTACATAGTTGAATTAACGTACGCTGTAGATACAGGGATGTGCTGTGACCACATTTTCGcggtgaaatgaaaacacttgttTTCAAACCAAAGTCCACACCTCATTCTACAGTTTGAAACATGTTTAAACTAATGTGACGTGCGgtattctgtttgttgttgcctACTTCCCTAAATAAATGACTTAAGTGTTTGTGgttatttgttttcacatgtAGTCAAAACAGAAGCTGTTTCATTTTCGCTGTATATGTGAGAAGTGTGTCAGATAAAACTGAAGATAAAGTAAAAGAGAAGTTGAGCATTGCAGAATGTGAGCAAGCATTGCTGAAGCATTTGTGAAATTATACCTGGCATTTTCCACTTTTACAGATACTCGCATCATCTTCTATGTAGTCAAAAAGATTAAACTGATAATTCAGTATAGTAGTCGAGCTGAGGGGGGATGAGGTGGGTTGGCATTCCCCCCTGAAGTAAAAACGATTAAAATCATCCCCCATCCCCCATCACTCCCATTTTTACAGTAAATGCTGGACATAACTAATAATTATATgacattatttcatcattagGGAGTATGCGGGtcaaataataagtaaaataaataataaaatctgagGCAAACTGCGCACTGCAAACATGAAATGACGCAAAACATTGTTATTTTCAATAGGTTGATGCCTGATGCCAGAGGGAGCGGCATAAGATGCAGCAAGAGCAACATCTTGAGGAGTAATTGCTCTGCAATGTTAGCATGAAACGAGCACTGGACAATGCGATGTCagagacttttttaaaaagaagaaaattgcaGATGAGCTATAAATCAAGATTCAGGAATCtcattactttttattattctacAAAAGTCACCAGACTCGCCACAGGTTGCTTGCACAATAACAACACAGCTAGTTTTCCAAATTAGCCATGTAGCCTCCAAGCTAGCTGACTCACGTTAACGTTAATCAAACTAATCAGGCAACAAAACCAGTGAAGATGTTAGTTTAAAATTCTGACGTTCATGGAAGGTGACATTAAAGAGCATCTCCAACAggttttttccctccttctggGGCCTGTTCCTCTGGCCTGTGCCGTAAATTCCAGCCTATAAGTTGCTACTTTTTTCCCACACTTTGAACATTGTGGCCAATACTATGGTGCGGCtagcgcattttttttttttggtcatgcCGCAAAAAACATTTTGCCTCACAATAGTAGACTAATCAAACTGATGAGTAGGTCACAGAGGTCCAATGAAATTGTGCGATAAATCAAGAGTATTTTCACAATTCAATTACCGGTATTGTAAAGCTGTCCTTTGTATTCACCCTCATCAACATGGAAAACACTCGAAGAAAAGCATATGATGCAGCTTTTAAGTGGAGGGTGATCAATCTGGCGGTTGAAAAATGAAATCGAGTTGCTGCACGTAAACTTTCGATGGTGAGATAGTGAAGACGCCAGCAGGAAGAACTGAGTCAGTGCAAGATGACGAAAGCTTTCAGAGGTAACCATAGCAGATGGCACGAACTTGAGATACAGAACATAAAGCCTGCTTGTGCAATAAGTTCCATTATACCATTATCTgggtgaatcctcgattctgactggctgcggggtgtacattaaaaagtgataatggacacccataaagacgttcccgtcaaattacctgatgacagttctaaatgattgcgctggctcaaacgctttggtaaccgtggcaacagaaacacagagcatacattatttcacagtttatttatgtcAACGGCAATAAAATAGTGACTTTATAGTTAACTTTAacctatttggtgaatttgaccattttgaagactgggatgcagccaaagagaaagagagaagagaatatgaaaaggaggaggagatgcgAAACAAGGATGTGACACCACAGGACTTGGACAATTTAGAGGATGATAAATAGAAGCCAGTTCTGCAGGGGGTATGCTGAGTCCCCTAGGAGGTAAAAGCCAGCCGTCACTCCACCAGTATTTCTTGTGTGAGCAGGGAAGTGGTTTCCCTGGCTGGCTAACTCCCACAGTGTAGACGGCCTCAATACCCTGGCGTCATGTAAGCTCCCTGCCAATCCAGCAAACACGTTCCAGAACAGCCCGTTTCCATCAACACCACCTTGGAGAATAATGGAGTGCCACCCTTTATGATTGAAGTAGTCGCAGTGATACTCCTGTGGTGCAAGGGTAGTGTGACAATGGCACAAACACAGTGTGGGAGCCCCCATCTGCTCTTGTTGTAAGCAGGAAAACGGGTCTGCTCTAGCACCAACACCGTCTCTGCCGCAGCACAaaactctttctctttcactatTTTGGATTAGGCCAACCCACAAGAGACAGGTAGATTGAAGAACGTCCACGTTATTCAAAGTCCGATGGtgctgaatatttattttttattttaactgtgagTCCTCCTCTACCATCCATGTCAAAGACATCGGCAGTGTGGCAGAATTTTACCAAAatagagggagggaaaaaagtggaatgcaaaatttgcatatttcaatatattatttaaattttatagtCTATTAATATCAATTTCGATTTTAAGTCgaaatttcagtgttttagtcgACCAAAAatgtctttggttgattacagcCCTATTTTACAGCCATAGCCTGCAGCCATTATTGTAAAGGCTAccaagctagcgttagcatccATTAGCTTACCCTCAAACGTCGTCTTTCTGCAGCTCGTGTTCTCGTGTTCATACTGCTGTATGGATTCCAAAACTCTTTTGTGCTTTTCAATTGTATTTTGTCTAGCGGCCTGGAGCCTTCTCTGACTCTCTTCTTTTGCCTTGTGTGGGACAAAAAGCCACAGAGTGAGCAGCAAATACACGATCGCCGCGGTGTCCTccattgttgtgttgctgttgttgttgttgttggggctTCATGTACAAAGACTTAGGTGGATTTCTCACTGAAACATGGCGTGCGCTAAAATCCAGAAATTGGCGTCCGCCTGGATCCAAGCACTTTTCGTTTGTACATCCCAATCAACGTGGAATTGAGCGCACATGTAGGAGTGCCAAACTCCTCCCTGTCCACGCCCCAATTTAAATatccaaatttatttaaatatggcCTGCATCGCGGATTTCCCACTCTGCACGATCAGATTTTCACCATGAGTAAAGcgggaaaaaaaggaacttcACCGAGTCTGAAGTCGaagtgttattaaatgaagtggagacatgcAGTGATACTCTATTTGGTACCCTGTCGtcaggcataaacacaaaaataaagtggaGCAGCGCCCACAcggaaatagaaaagaaatggtCTGACATAAAGGTGGAAGTGAAGCAGAGGATTTTGGAACACTCCTGACCCCCTCCGACCAGAGAGTGGCCGTCATAGTGGGTGACACAGCTCTCGCCGGAGTTATGGGAGCCCATTAGTGACACAGATCATCCCCAAggtaaatgtgttaaactcagaaatattttcattataGTGGTGGTACAATAGGCTGTTCACAATACACATCTCGTGCATGAAGCTGCCAGA
This genomic window contains:
- the LOC125007171 gene encoding uncharacterized protein LOC125007171 isoform X2, giving the protein MASTMFSTMRLSILILSLMTAYDCNPGAKECNEEWVEFKYDEMKSCPNETAKRTLTVTIEHGDKVPTCYSQSTSSSGNSECLKPFVQTAYETDKTTIICDPGEQYTPKPLLFFCKEDGLTCEDILSRNPDRIFSHIDNKTGFNISICNVSSKDKGVYWCGVISKDKDNKMKVKKIQLGVSDITKFERSPKAGQNFTYWCSYSKVNGVSSSTKFICKGEDTSTCQRLVNTTKADVNNRISMNDDIANKNITITMREVTTGDSGTYWCGAETTDSRCSSTFINKATVTVGVPNLVIGVIVCGAVLLLVIVWILVYKRFSCSRNPSNAAAEQHYKEDFVYEEIEERFQKPDSQNTMNAVYVTVGHPTNDPALLHYSTLHFQNSADKTGGEALIHKPSSSACQYSTLKYNNTPTASTIYQPLTLDQDPLYSTIKKPR
- the LOC125007171 gene encoding uncharacterized protein LOC125007171 isoform X1, with amino-acid sequence MASTMFSTMRLSILILSLMTAYDCNPGAKECNEEWVEFKYDEMKSCPNETAKRTLTVTIEHGDKVPTCYSQSTSSSGNSECLKPFVQTAYETDKTTIICDPGEQYTPKPLLFFCKEDGLTCEDILSRNPDRIFSHIDNKTGFNISICNVSSKDKGVYWCGVISKDKDNKMKVKKIQLGVSDITKFERSPKAGQNFTYWCSYSKVNGVSSSTKFICKGEDTSTCQRLVNTTKADVNNRISMNDDIANKNITITMREVTTGDSGTYWCGAETTDSRCSSTFINKATVTVVSPTPSSYPVPSTKETTLFIESHVQTTNAPAQSRGVPNLVIGVIVCGAVLLLVIVWILVYKRFSCSRNPSNAAAEQHYKEDFVYEEIEERFQKPDSQNTMNAVYVTVGHPTNDPALLHYSTLHFQNSADKTGGEALIHKPSSSACQYSTLKYNNTPTASTIYQPLTLDQDPLYSTIKKPR